DNA sequence from the Acidothermus cellulolyticus 11B genome:
CGGTCTCCCGCGATGACTGCTTCCATGCCGGAGCCGCAGAGCCGGTTCAGCGTCACTCCGGGCGTGCTGGTCGGCAACCCGGCCAGCAGGGCCGCCATGCGCGCCACGTTTCGGTTGTCCTCACCGGCGCCGTTCGCATCCCCAAAGAGCACGTCGTCGATCGCCGCCGGATCGAGGGTGGGAGCGCGGCCGACCAGGGCGCGGACGACGTGCGCCGCCAAGTCATCCGGGCGGACGCCCGAGAGAGCGCCGCCGTACCGACCGATCGGCGTACGGACCGCGTCGAGAATGAACGTCATCTTCCGCCTCTGGCGATCCCGGCGAGCAGTGGGCGGATCCTGCCGACGGGCGAACCGGGGCGAGGGGTCGGCGGTTCGTGAGCGGACAGGCACCCACGGGTGTTGTCCACTAGGCTACGCAGGGTGGGGAGGGAGCCGCGGCGGATATTGATCGTCGACGATGACGAAGCGATCCGCCGGCTCATGCGAGTCAATCTCGAACTTGAGGGGTTCCAGGTCGACGAGGCGCCGGACGGCGAACGCTGCCTGGCCGCGATCCACCAGCTGCGACCCGATCTCGTCGTCCTTGACGTGGCCATGCCGGGAATCGACGGCCTGTCGGTTGCGCGAACGCTCCGAGCCGATCCCGCCGTCGCAGAGGTAAAGATTCTCATGGTGTCGGCCCTGGCCCGATCCGAGGACGTCGAGCGAGGCCGGCTCGCCGGTGCCGATGCCTACCTCACCAAACCGTTCGAACCCGACGCCTTCGTCCAGCTGATCCGTAC
Encoded proteins:
- a CDS encoding response regulator transcription factor produces the protein MIVDDDEAIRRLMRVNLELEGFQVDEAPDGERCLAAIHQLRPDLVVLDVAMPGIDGLSVARTLRADPAVAEVKILMVSALARSEDVERGRLAGADAYLTKPFEPDAFVQLIRTLLAADRPADDATDPERHTDATDPGRHTGAASAEPRPADAAADPERHTAAG